From the Thomasclavelia ramosa DSM 1402 genome, the window TAAAAATATATATGTTGATTTTGAAAAAATACTAATTGTTGTCTTTACATTTTTTACAACTATAAGCATATGTGGAAGAGGTAGGATATCTGGGGAAATAATAATTATTATTTATCTACTTATTTTAATTTGTAGTACGGCTTTATTGCATTATCCGCAATCGCGTAAATTTTTTTATCAATTGTATCAAAAGTTGCAAGAATATAAGAGGAAAGATAAATGATTTGGTTAATTATTATAAGTATCGTGTTGATTGCAGGAGTATTAGGTTTCTTAAAAATATTAGTTACGAAGAAATATTTGATCCATCAATATAATTTAGGAGTTGGTGTGCAGTATCGGGATTTTACTAAAGAGTATTATCATTATAATAAAGAACGAAGTATTGACGAAGAAACTTTTATAGATTTTGAAATGCCGCAAATTTTAAAGAAAATTAATTTTACTTATAGTGAGATAGGAAATGAGTACTTGTATAATTTATTTTTTAGAGAAAATAATAATTTAGATACTCAAGAAAGTATTATTGATAAATTGAATTGTCAAAAAAAATTAGCAGAGAGTATTTATCAGCTGAATAAACTTAATAAAGCATATGTACCGATCTTATCTATTAAAAGAAGCTTGCTAAATATTTCAGCTAAATCGTGTTTATTAGCAGGGCTGTTTTTGATACTTGATGTGGTTAGTATAATAGCAGCAATAATTGATATAGAGAATGTTTATTCTGTTGTTATAATGTTATTATTGAGCATTTTAATGAATACCCAATTATCTCAAAAAACAGGAAAAATTAGTCTTCAGATATCATTAATTAATGATATGCTTCAAATTACCAATAAATTATTAAAAATAAATATTTATCCTGATTCAAATCAGACTTTAGTAATGAACTCATTTATCCATTTGAAGAAAATGACAAAAACAACATATTATTTTAATAAAATAAAACAGTTTGATATTTTCAATATTTTGGAGTTAATGAAATCATTATTCTTTATTGATATATTTCAAGCAGTTAAACTTAGTAGGAAAGTAGATCAAGTACAAAATGATATCATGGTTCTTTATGAGAATATCGGTTTGTTGGATGTATGTATTATGATTAAGGTTATTCGTAGTCTTTATGATACTTGTATACCAATCATATTAAAAGATGAAAGAGTTGAGATAGTAGAGGGGTATCATTTATTGATAGAAAAACCGATTAAAAATACTGTTGTAATATCAAATGATACGATTGTTACTGGTAGCAATGCCTCTGGGAAATCTACGTTTTTGAAAATGTTAGGTGCCAATTTGTTGTTAGCAAAAACCTTAAATATTAGTTTTGCAAAGGAATTTAAATATTATCCGTTTGCTTTGATCTCATCAATTCATATGAAGGATGATATTATGAATGGAGATAGTTTTTATGTTAAAGAAATCAAACGTTTAAAGCAAATTACTGAATTTGCTAATAAGCAAAAATCATTAATCTTAATTGATGAGATTTTAAAGGGGACAAATGAAAAAGAGCGAATTATTATTGCGCTGGCATTAATGAAATATTTATTTAAATGCAATTCTATGACGATTATTACTACTCATGATATTGAATTAACAGAAGTCTTTGATCAAGTAGATAAATATTGTTTTAATGATATTAAAAAAGATAATAAAATCATTTTTGATTACCTTATTAAGAAGGGAGTTTGTACTGTTGGAAATGCAATCGCGATAGTTAAGACATTAGATTTTGATCAAGAAATTTTAAAGGAAATTAATGATAAAATAGAAGTTTTTTGAAGTGAACCTCGTTGCTTGGACACACATCACATTCTAAATAATAGAGGTTCATTTCATTTTAGGCTTCTATTTTGGGATACTTTTATATTCTAATGATATAAGCTGATTTGGATTTTTTGATAAACAGGATAATAATTTTGTTGCTCTAAATTCTAATTCAAGTGCGGGATGATGATAACTGGAAAAATTAGTGACTAATTTATATTCACAGCTTTTTTTTATTTTGTTTAAATAAGCCTGCCCAACATTATTCATCTTTAATACTCGAATATAGTCGATTTGCATTGCTTCAGCAATATCTTCTTTACTATTATTCATCAAGATATGAATTAACATGCGCTGAATTCGTGAGCGTGTATAACGTTTCGAAGTAAGGCTTGTTATTAATTCATCCATATGATTAGTGATAACTACTTTTTCTTTAAGTAAATTTTCAATTCCTTCGTCGACTAAATGCAAATGTTTTAATGTTGGCGCATCAGTAGTTAAAATTTTATAACGAAGGAAGGGATAAAAGTCATCAAAAAAGTAAAATTCTTGATAGTCTTCATAGTTACAAAACTGATTTGATATATCAATTTTATTTTTTAAAGCATGACGGATAGCACTTGCTGAACTAATTGATTCGATGTCCAAACTATGGAAATCATTTGTTCTTTTAATACAGTGTAATTCAATAGGATAATTATGATTAATTACTTCTTTAACATAGGCAAGCCCTAATAAGTCATTAGGGGTAGTAACAGTTTTATTCATTAAAATAGATAGTGCCTGATTACAGGCATCTGGATAACGCAAACCCTGATTCATCTGTTTTTTTACTAAGTTATCATAATTCTTTTGATTATTTTTAATCGTGAAGGCAATATCTTTGAAAATATTGATATTTCCACATTCGCTTCCAAAAACAATATCAGTGACTTTTAGCTTTGCTAATAATTCAATTGCTCCTTGGGCAAAATAATCAGCACTTTGAACACTATAAACAAATGGCAGCTCAATTACTAAGTCAATGCCATTTTTAATTGCAACTCCTGCTCTTGTCCACTTGTTACTAATTGCTGGCTCACCGCGTTGAACAAAATGTCCAGACATTATTACGATCGTAACATCTGGTTTAATTAGTTGTTTTGCTTTATTGATATGATATAAATGTCCTTGATGAAAAGGATTGTATTCGACAATTAGACCTAGTACTTTCATGAGTTCACCTTTATTTTACGACATGATAATTTTTTGATTACTTTGAAAATAGTTGAAATAATCAAGATTGCTAAAGCAAGACTAGCAGAAATCGCTAGTGTATTTAAAAAGCTATCTAAAAATAATTCACTGTTACCTTGCGTACAGTATAGCATTGTTTGATAGATTCCACGTCCAGGAACCAGGGGGAAACAGCCGATAATTAAAAAAATTGTGGCAGGAGCTTTATAGATTCGGGCGGATATCTCAGAAAATAAAGCAACAAATGCCATTGCTAAAAAATAACAGCTGATTTCACTTTTAAAATTTGAAGCAAGCAAATAGACTAACCAGCCTAATGCCCCGCCGATTGACCCGATTATAGCAAAGCGTGGATGCTGATGAATACGAAAAATAAAAGCAAACCCGAGACATGCAATGAAAGCACTAAAACATTCAATTATACTTTGCATATTACCCTCCTAAGACCATCATCATTGTTCCAACCCCAATTGCAATAAAAGTGGCTGTTAATAAAGCCTCTAACATTCGTGCCATTCCTGAAATATGATCACTACCCATAATATCTCTTAAACTATTGGTAATAGCAACCCCAGGAGTTAAAATCATTAAACAGCCAATGATAGTAGACTGTAAATTGGTTATTAAACCTAATTTTAAAGAAATTATTGCTATGGCAGTTAAAACCATGCTTGATAACAATGTACTGACAAGATTATTTATTTCTAATATTTCCATTAACCAAATAAAGAAATATAAGATAAATCCAATTCCTACAGCAATAATTGTTTCGTGGATTCCACCACCAAAAAAAGTTGTAAAAAACCCAGTTCCTAACCCATAACCTAGAAATACTAAGGGCATGTTGATTGGTGTGTTTTTTATTTTTTCAAGTTTACTTTTTAAATGAAAATAGTCGGGACATTCTTGACAAGTATAGCGGACTAGATTATTTAATTCATAGACCATATCTAAATTAACACGATTTTGTTGAGTCCGTTTTGATAAAGTATATGTATGATTATCATGCATTTCAATCGTTAGAGTAAAGTATGAAGGTAAAGCAAATACTTCAACATTTAAATAACCATAACTTTTACACATTCTCAATAATGATTCTTCAACCCGGTAAATTTCAGCCCCATGTTTTAATAAAAGCCGCCCAATTTCACCGATTAAATTAATTAATTTTTGCTCGTTCATAACCCACCTCGATAATCAAAAGTATACCATGAATAATTGTTTAATGATATATCATGATCGTTAATATTTGTAATAAATTATGATAAAATAGCTAAGAGGTAGGTGAGAAAGTGTTTAAAAAATATTATTATAACAATTCAGCTTTGATCATTTATATTATTGAAGAAAAAGTAAAATTTTATGCAATTGTCATAAATGGTTTTTATAAATATTTTAAAGAAATGTTTCAACGATTTGTAATTAAAGTTAAAAAGAAACAACAGAAAAATTTAGTTAAAAAAACAGCAAATAACCAAATAATAAGGCTGTTATTGATAAAGGGAGAATAATAATGTTACTTCAAGTCTCTGGACGAACTGATATATGTGCACTTTATCCTAAATGGTTTGTTAATCGATTAAAAGCGGGATACATATTAGTTCGAAATCCTTATAATGAGCATCAGGTCTCACACGTAGATGTTACTCCAGAAGTTGTTGATTGCATCTGCTTTTGTACTAAAGATCCCAAAGCAATAGTCCCCTATTTGACCCAAATAGACAGCATGGGATACAATTACTATTTTATGGTTACTATTACTGCCTATGATTTAGATATTGAACCGGGATTAAGACCAAAACTAGAAATAATGAAGACGTTTATTGAATTAAGTAAGATGCTTGGAAAAAAGCGGGTGATCTGGCGCTATGATCCAGTTCTGTTAAATCAACGTTATACAAAAGTATTTCATTATAAAATGTTTGAAAAAATGTGCCAATTGCTCTTTCCGTATACAGAAACCGTAATTATTAGTTTTCTTGATATTTACAAAAATATTATTGGTAAGTTTGATGAGTTAACTGATCATGATGTAATAGAATTGGCCCAGCGGTTTGGAAAAATTGCTCAAAAATATCAACTTCATATTCAAACTTGTAGTGAGAAATATCATTTAGAGGAATATGGAATTGCTAAAGGTAGTTGTTTAGATCGAGGATATATTGAAACGTTGATAGGATATCCCTTGGATATCAAGACAAATACTAATCGTGCCAATTGTAGTTGTTTAGCGAGTATTGATATTGGTGCATATAGCTGTTGTAATCATGGATGTTCTTATTGTTATGCATGTAATCATAATTTAGTTGCAAAAAATATGGCAATTCATGATGATGAAAGTCCGATGTTGTTAGGAACTTTATCATATGATGATAAAGTTAATAAAAGAATTGTTGCTTCGAATAAAGTTCGCCAAATTAAATTAGATATATAACTAGTAAAATAAAGACTAATTTAATTAGATGATATGATAACCTCCCAGTAGACAGTGTAAATAATTAAACATTGATACAGGAGGTTTTTATATTGGGAAGAAAAATAAATATTTAAAAGAACTAAAATTAAGTATTGTCAAAAGATATTTAGAGGGTGAAGGATCAACCATCTCCTTAGCCAAAGAAATAAATACATCAGGCAATATAGTGGGCAACTGGGTAAAAAATATAATGCATTTGGTGAAAGTGCATTTGATATTTCTAATACAAATGCATCTTATACAAAGAATTTAAAAAAATAGGTCGTATTAGATTATCTCAACGGTGGGGGATCATATGATGATTTGGCAATAAAATATTGTATTCCGTCATCTAGTCCTATAAAAAATTGGGTAAAATTGTATAATAGTCATATAGAACTAAAAGATTATATTCCTGGAGGAGAAGATATCTATATGGTGAAAAGCAGAAAAGTCAATAAGGAAGAACGTATTGAAATTATAAAGTACTGTCTTGAACATGATATGGATTATAAGATAACAGCTAAGCTGTTTGAAACAACTTACGCTAATGTTTTTAACTGGGTTAAGAAGTATAAGGAAAAAGGAGAAGATGGTTTAGGTGATAAGCGTGGCTGTCGTAAGGATGATGAAAAAGTTGATGAAGTTACATTATTAAAACGTCAGCTCAAGCAGAAGGAATACGAACTTGAAATGGTACAACTGGAACTTAAGCTTTCTTGATCTTTATGATAGAATAGTTGTCGGTTATGAAGTTGGTGATCACAATAATAACATACTTGTCTTTAACACATTTGATAAGGCGGTTAAAGATAATCCTAATGCACGTCCTTTATTCCACAGTGGTAGAGGTTTTTAATATACAAGTTCAGTGTTTATAAACATGCTTAAGGGACATGGTATGACACAAAGTATGTTAAGGGTTCACTGTTGCATAGATACTGGACCAACGGAAGGGTTTTGGGGAATCATGAAATGTGAGATGTATCATTACGGAAAATATTACAATACAAAAGATGAACTTGTCAAAGCTGTTGATGATTGGATTCATTATTACATGTATGAAAGAAATTAGAGAAGATTTGGAGTTAAGACACCATATGAAGTTAGAAATGAGGCATTCTCTTTACAAACACCAAATCAATATCCAGTACCTGAAAATAAAAGAATAATAAAATATAAAATAGAACACTATACAAGCAGCACAATATTAGCTGCATAAAGAAAAAATGAAGTTGTCGATGAGACAACTTCAATAATAATTTTAATTATTTCATCTGTCTACTTGACAGGGGCGGTTCAAGAGAATTAGTCCTTATTATTTAATCATTATATTTAACGACTTTACGATAACCAGTATTAAAGTCAACCTCGTTTTCTAAAGGTTCATTTTTGATTAGATGATTAATATTTCTAATTGTCAATTCGGTGAAATATTCTCGGACACTATCCCACTCAAATCCTCCAGAAACATGCGGTGTAATTAAAACATTATCAAAATCCCAAAGATCATCGTCTGTCTTAAAAGGCTCAGGATCAATTACGTCAAGCGCTGCACCATACAAATGACCAGCTTTAAGAACCTCTTTTAAATCCTGAGTATTTACAGCACTACCACGACCAACGTTAACAAACAATGCATCAGATTTCATCATTAATAGGCGTTTTTTGTTAAAAAGATTAATGGTTTCTGTAGATTGAGGTAAACATGAAATGATAAAGTCACCATGGGGTAAGATTTCTTCAAGTT encodes:
- a CDS encoding DUF1848 domain-containing protein is translated as MLLQVSGRTDICALYPKWFVNRLKAGYILVRNPYNEHQVSHVDVTPEVVDCICFCTKDPKAIVPYLTQIDSMGYNYYFMVTITAYDLDIEPGLRPKLEIMKTFIELSKMLGKKRVIWRYDPVLLNQRYTKVFHYKMFEKMCQLLFPYTETVIISFLDIYKNIIGKFDELTDHDVIELAQRFGKIAQKYQLHIQTCSEKYHLEEYGIAKGSCLDRGYIETLIGYPLDIKTNTNRANCSCLASIDIGAYSCCNHGCSYCYACNHNLVAKNMAIHDDESPMLLGTLSYDDKVNKRIVASNKVRQIKLDI
- a CDS encoding transposase, giving the protein MGKKNKYLKELKLSIVKRYLEGEGSTISLAKEINTSGNIVGNWVKNIMHLVKVHLIFLIQMHLIQRI
- a CDS encoding MutS-related protein, whose product is MIWLIIISIVLIAGVLGFLKILVTKKYLIHQYNLGVGVQYRDFTKEYYHYNKERSIDEETFIDFEMPQILKKINFTYSEIGNEYLYNLFFRENNNLDTQESIIDKLNCQKKLAESIYQLNKLNKAYVPILSIKRSLLNISAKSCLLAGLFLILDVVSIIAAIIDIENVYSVVIMLLLSILMNTQLSQKTGKISLQISLINDMLQITNKLLKINIYPDSNQTLVMNSFIHLKKMTKTTYYFNKIKQFDIFNILELMKSLFFIDIFQAVKLSRKVDQVQNDIMVLYENIGLLDVCIMIKVIRSLYDTCIPIILKDERVEIVEGYHLLIEKPIKNTVVISNDTIVTGSNASGKSTFLKMLGANLLLAKTLNISFAKEFKYYPFALISSIHMKDDIMNGDSFYVKEIKRLKQITEFANKQKSLILIDEILKGTNEKERIIIALALMKYLFKCNSMTIITTHDIELTEVFDQVDKYCFNDIKKDNKIIFDYLIKKGVCTVGNAIAIVKTLDFDQEILKEINDKIEVF
- a CDS encoding IS3 family transposase: MTQSMLRVHCCIDTGPTEGFWGIMKCEMYHYGKYYNTKDELVKAVDDWIHYYMYERN
- a CDS encoding threonine/serine exporter family protein, with the protein product MQSIIECFSAFIACLGFAFIFRIHQHPRFAIIGSIGGALGWLVYLLASNFKSEISCYFLAMAFVALFSEISARIYKAPATIFLIIGCFPLVPGRGIYQTMLYCTQGNSELFLDSFLNTLAISASLALAILIISTIFKVIKKLSCRKIKVNS
- a CDS encoding helix-turn-helix domain-containing protein, translating into MVKSRKVNKEERIEIIKYCLEHDMDYKITAKLFETTYANVFNWVKKYKEKGEDGLGDKRGCRKDDEKVDEVTLLKRQLKQKEYELEMVQLELKLS
- a CDS encoding nucleotidyltransferase; the encoded protein is MKVLGLIVEYNPFHQGHLYHINKAKQLIKPDVTIVIMSGHFVQRGEPAISNKWTRAGVAIKNGIDLVIELPFVYSVQSADYFAQGAIELLAKLKVTDIVFGSECGNINIFKDIAFTIKNNQKNYDNLVKKQMNQGLRYPDACNQALSILMNKTVTTPNDLLGLAYVKEVINHNYPIELHCIKRTNDFHSLDIESISSASAIRHALKNKIDISNQFCNYEDYQEFYFFDDFYPFLRYKILTTDAPTLKHLHLVDEGIENLLKEKVVITNHMDELITSLTSKRYTRSRIQRMLIHILMNNSKEDIAEAMQIDYIRVLKMNNVGQAYLNKIKKSCEYKLVTNFSSYHHPALELEFRATKLLSCLSKNPNQLISLEYKSIPK
- a CDS encoding threonine/serine ThrE exporter family protein, producing the protein MNEQKLINLIGEIGRLLLKHGAEIYRVEESLLRMCKSYGYLNVEVFALPSYFTLTIEMHDNHTYTLSKRTQQNRVNLDMVYELNNLVRYTCQECPDYFHLKSKLEKIKNTPINMPLVFLGYGLGTGFFTTFFGGGIHETIIAVGIGFILYFFIWLMEILEINNLVSTLLSSMVLTAIAIISLKLGLITNLQSTIIGCLMILTPGVAITNSLRDIMGSDHISGMARMLEALLTATFIAIGVGTMMMVLGG